In Solenopsis invicta isolate M01_SB chromosome 13, UNIL_Sinv_3.0, whole genome shotgun sequence, one DNA window encodes the following:
- the LOC105208137 gene encoding kinesin heavy chain isoform X1, which yields MAMETPREREIAAEDSIKVVCRFRPLNDSEEKAGSKFIVKFPSGNDDNCISIGGKVYLFDKVFKPNATQDKVYNEAAKSIVTDVLAGYNGTIFAYGQTSSGKTHTMEGVIGDPNKQGIIPRIVNDIFNHIYGMEENLEFHIKVSYFEIYMDKIRDLLDVSKVNLSVHEDKNRVPFVKGATERFVSSPEEVFEVIEEGKSNRHIAVTNMNEHSSRSHSVFLINVKQENLENQKKLSGKLYLVDLAGSEKVSKTGAEGTVLDEAKNINKSLSALGNVISALADGNKTHIPYRDSKLTRILQESLGGNARTTIIICCSPASFNESETKSTLDFGKRAKTIKNVVCVNEELTAEEWKRRYEREKEKVARWKGKVDKLEAELSRWRQGETVKPEEQVSLIEGPDVTTPITAPIEAKLDDKINSPMPATPGGGLMIGSLSNEERQKLEEERERLYQQLDDKDEEINQQSQYVEKLKEQMDEQEELIASARRDYEQLQQEMNRIQQENESAKEEVKEVLQALEELAVNYDQKSQEVELKNKEQESMTEELLSKQVALNNTASELQQLRDMSAHQRKRIAEMLANFLKDLGEIGVAIGGESNENLKIAPPESNGKLEEEFTVARLFISKMKSEVKNLVQRCQGLESFQTDCNKKVSEYEKDLAECRLLISQHEARMQTLTESMKEAETRKRALEEDVDALREECAKLKAAEQVQAVTNKEKAEEKEAATKMRVALEEQMDQLRDAHQKQVAALRDELSEKQELISELKDLNQKFTLAHQQMQADYERLKQEEANKSVKLQELLLLNERREQARKDLKGLEDTVAKELQTLHNLRKLFVQDLQARIKKTINAEDNEDDGGSLAQKQKISFLENNLDQLTKVHKQLVRDNADLRCELPKLEKRLRATMERVKALETALRDAKEGAMRDRKRYQYEVDRIKEAVRQKNLARRGPSAQIAKPIRAGQHHLSNVNAIRTGNRENECKNAFIDENKRIPAALMYNGYA from the exons ATGGCAATGGAGACGCCGAGGGAGCGAGAGATCGCTGCCGAGGACAGCATCAAGGTGGTCTGCAGGTTCCGGCCACTCAATGACTCCGAGGAGAAGGCCGGCTCCAAGTTCATCGTCAAGTTCCCATCCGGCAACGACGACAACTGCATCTCCATCGGG GGCAAAGTATACCTCTTTGATAAAGTATTTAAACCGAATGCTACACAAGACAAAGTCTACAATGAAGCCGCAAAATCTATCGTCACAGATGTTCTGGCAGGATATAACGGAACCATTTTTGCATATGGTCAAACATCGTCAG GTAAAACGCACACAATGGAGGGAGTCATTGGCGATCCGAACAAACAGGGAATTATTCCACGAATTGTCAATGACATCTTCAATCATATCTATGGCATGGAGGAGAACTTGGAATTTCATATCAAAGTGTCATACTTTGAGATTTACATGGATAAAATCAGGGATCTTCTCGATG TGTCTAAGGTTAATTTAAGCGTACACGAAGACAAGAACCGCGTGCCGTTCGTGAAAGGTGCGACCGAGCGGTTTGTTTCTAGTCCTGAGGAGGTGTTCGAAGTGATAGAGGAAGGGAAGTCAAACCGGCACATCGCCGTGACCAACATGAACGAGCACAGCTCACGTTCCCATTCCGTTTTCcttataaatgttaaacaagagaATTTGGAGAATCAAAAGAAGCTTTCCGGCAAATTGTACCTTGTCGATTTAGCCGGTTCCGAAAAG gTTTCTAAGACCGGTGCAGAAGGAACGGTGCTAGATGAAGCGAAGAACATTAACAAATCTCTGTCTGCACTTGGTAATGTAATCTCGGCCTTGGCTGACGGCAATAAGACTCACATTCCTTATCGTGACTCCAAGCTAACGAGAATTTTGCAAGAATCCTTGGGTGGCAACGCCAGGACCACGATTATCATCTGTTGCTCTCCCGCTAGTTTCAACGAATCCGAAACGAAATCAACTTTAGATTTtg GTAAACGCGCTAAGACTATTAAGAACGTCGTATGCGTGAACGAAGAATTGACGGCCGAAGAATGGAAACGTCGATACGAACGCGAGAAGGAGAAAGTGGCGAGATGGAAGGGCAAAGTGGACAAATTGGAGGCAGAATTGTCGCGTTGGCGGCAGGGTGAGACTGTCAAACCCGAGGAGCAGGTCAGCCTTATTGAGGGACCGGATGTTACCACACCGATTACCGCACCCATTGAAG CCAAACTGGACGACAAGATCAACAGTCCGATGCCTGCTACTCCTGGCGGCGGTCTCATGATCGGTTCCCTCTCGAACGAGGAGAGGCAGAAGCTCGAGGAGGAACGCGAAAGACTGTATCAACAGTTGGATGATAAGGATGAGGAAATCAATCAGCAGTCGCAGTACGTCGAGAAGTTGAAGGAGCAGATGGATGAACAGGAGGAACTTATCGCCAGCGCGAGGCGAGATTACGAACAATTACAACAGGAGATGAACCGAATACAGCAGGAGAACGAGAGTGCTAAGGAGGAAGTGAAAGAGGTGTTGCAAGCACTGGAAGAACTTGCAGTCAATTACGATCAAAAGTCGCAAGAG GTTGAGCTGAAAAACAAGGAACAGGAATCAATGACGGAAGAGCTTCTGTCTAAACAAGTAGCTCTGAACAACACTGCATCCGAATTGCAACAATTACGTGACATGTCGGCCCATCAAAGAAAACGCATTGCGGAGATGTTAGCAAATTTCCTAAAAGACTTGGGGGAGATTGGTGTAGCTATCGGTGGCGAGTCTAACGAAAATCTAAAG ATTGCtccgccggagagcaacggtaAACTGGAGGAGGAGTTCACGGTAGCGCGGTTGTTCATCAGCAAGATGAAGTCCGAGGTGAAGAATTTAGTCCAGCGATGTCAGGGATTAGAAAGCTTCCAAACAGACTGCAACAAGAAA GTTTCCGAATATGAGAAGGACTTGGCTGAATGCCGGCTGTTAATCTCGCAACACGAGGCACGCATGCAAACGCTGACGGAATCGATGAAGGAGGCCGAGACGCGCAAGCGAGCCTTGGAGGAAGACGTAGACGCGTTGCGCGAGGAATGCGCCAAGTTGAAGGCCGCTGAACAAGTACAGGCGGTCACCAACAAGGAGAAGGCCGAGGAGAAAGAGGCGGCGACGAAGATGCGTGTGGCCTTAGAGGAGCAGATGGATCAGCTGAGGGATGCGCATCAAAAACAG GTTGCCGCGCTTAGGGACGAACTTTCCGAGAAGCAGGAGCTAATCAGCGAGCTCAAAGATCTCAATCAGAAGTTTACTCTGGCGCACCAACAAATGCAGGCCGATTACGAACGGCTGAAGCAAGAGGAGGCTAATAAATCGGTCAAGCTGCAGGAGCTTTTGCTATTGAACGAGCGCCGAGAACAA GCAAGAAAAGATCTCAAAGGTTTGGAAGATACGGTAGCCAAAGAACTGCAGACCTTGCACAATCTACGCAAATTGTTCGTTCAGGACCTGCAGGCTAGAATAAAGAAGACTATTAATGCAGAGGATAATGAGGATGATGGTGGTTCTCTCGCGCAAAAACAGAAGATATCTTTCTTGGAGAATAACCTAGACCAACTGACGAAG gtGCACAAACAACTCGTCAGAGATAACGCAGATCTCCGCTGCGAGCTGCCTAAACTAGAGAAACGATTGCGGGCGACGATGGAACGTGTCAAGGCTCTGGAGACAGCGCTGCGCGACGCCAAGGAGGGCGCGATGCGAGATCGCAAGCGCTATCAATACGAGGTGGACCGGATCAAGGAGGCGGTCCGACAAAAGAATCTGGCGCGACGCGGGCCGAGCGCGCAGATCGCGAAGCCGATTCGGGCCGGTCAGCACCACCTGAGTAACGTCAATGCCATCAGAACCGGCAATCGTG AAAACGAATGCAAGAACGCTTTCATCGATGAAAACAAAAGAATTCCAGCGGCTCTTATGTATAACGGATATGCataa
- the LOC105208137 gene encoding kinesin heavy chain isoform X2: MAMETPREREIAAEDSIKVVCRFRPLNDSEEKAGSKFIVKFPSGNDDNCISIGGKVYLFDKVFKPNATQDKVYNEAAKSIVTDVLAGYNGTIFAYGQTSSGKTHTMEGVIGDPNKQGIIPRIVNDIFNHIYGMEENLEFHIKVSYFEIYMDKIRDLLDVSKVNLSVHEDKNRVPFVKGATERFVSSPEEVFEVIEEGKSNRHIAVTNMNEHSSRSHSVFLINVKQENLENQKKLSGKLYLVDLAGSEKVSKTGAEGTVLDEAKNINKSLSALGNVISALADGNKTHIPYRDSKLTRILQESLGGNARTTIIICCSPASFNESETKSTLDFGKRAKTIKNVVCVNEELTAEEWKRRYEREKEKVARWKGKVDKLEAELSRWRQGETVKPEEQVSLIEGPDVTTPITAPIEAKLDDKINSPMPATPGGGLMIGSLSNEERQKLEEERERLYQQLDDKDEEINQQSQYVEKLKEQMDEQEELIASARRDYEQLQQEMNRIQQENESAKEEVKEVLQALEELAVNYDQKSQEVELKNKEQESMTEELLSKQVALNNTASELQQLRDMSAHQRKRIAEMLANFLKDLGEIGVAIGGESNENLKIAPPESNGKLEEEFTVARLFISKMKSEVKNLVQRCQGLESFQTDCNKKVSEYEKDLAECRLLISQHEARMQTLTESMKEAETRKRALEEDVDALREECAKLKAAEQVQAVTNKEKAEEKEAATKMRVALEEQMDQLRDAHQKQVAALRDELSEKQELISELKDLNQKFTLAHQQMQADYERLKQEEANKSVKLQELLLLNERREQARKDLKGLEDTVAKELQTLHNLRKLFVQDLQARIKKTINAEDNEDDGGSLAQKQKISFLENNLDQLTKVHKQLVRDNADLRCELPKLEKRLRATMERVKALETALRDAKEGAMRDRKRYQYEVDRIKEAVRQKNLARRGPSAQIAKPIRAGQHHLSNVNAIRTGNRDMGNSVQ; this comes from the exons ATGGCAATGGAGACGCCGAGGGAGCGAGAGATCGCTGCCGAGGACAGCATCAAGGTGGTCTGCAGGTTCCGGCCACTCAATGACTCCGAGGAGAAGGCCGGCTCCAAGTTCATCGTCAAGTTCCCATCCGGCAACGACGACAACTGCATCTCCATCGGG GGCAAAGTATACCTCTTTGATAAAGTATTTAAACCGAATGCTACACAAGACAAAGTCTACAATGAAGCCGCAAAATCTATCGTCACAGATGTTCTGGCAGGATATAACGGAACCATTTTTGCATATGGTCAAACATCGTCAG GTAAAACGCACACAATGGAGGGAGTCATTGGCGATCCGAACAAACAGGGAATTATTCCACGAATTGTCAATGACATCTTCAATCATATCTATGGCATGGAGGAGAACTTGGAATTTCATATCAAAGTGTCATACTTTGAGATTTACATGGATAAAATCAGGGATCTTCTCGATG TGTCTAAGGTTAATTTAAGCGTACACGAAGACAAGAACCGCGTGCCGTTCGTGAAAGGTGCGACCGAGCGGTTTGTTTCTAGTCCTGAGGAGGTGTTCGAAGTGATAGAGGAAGGGAAGTCAAACCGGCACATCGCCGTGACCAACATGAACGAGCACAGCTCACGTTCCCATTCCGTTTTCcttataaatgttaaacaagagaATTTGGAGAATCAAAAGAAGCTTTCCGGCAAATTGTACCTTGTCGATTTAGCCGGTTCCGAAAAG gTTTCTAAGACCGGTGCAGAAGGAACGGTGCTAGATGAAGCGAAGAACATTAACAAATCTCTGTCTGCACTTGGTAATGTAATCTCGGCCTTGGCTGACGGCAATAAGACTCACATTCCTTATCGTGACTCCAAGCTAACGAGAATTTTGCAAGAATCCTTGGGTGGCAACGCCAGGACCACGATTATCATCTGTTGCTCTCCCGCTAGTTTCAACGAATCCGAAACGAAATCAACTTTAGATTTtg GTAAACGCGCTAAGACTATTAAGAACGTCGTATGCGTGAACGAAGAATTGACGGCCGAAGAATGGAAACGTCGATACGAACGCGAGAAGGAGAAAGTGGCGAGATGGAAGGGCAAAGTGGACAAATTGGAGGCAGAATTGTCGCGTTGGCGGCAGGGTGAGACTGTCAAACCCGAGGAGCAGGTCAGCCTTATTGAGGGACCGGATGTTACCACACCGATTACCGCACCCATTGAAG CCAAACTGGACGACAAGATCAACAGTCCGATGCCTGCTACTCCTGGCGGCGGTCTCATGATCGGTTCCCTCTCGAACGAGGAGAGGCAGAAGCTCGAGGAGGAACGCGAAAGACTGTATCAACAGTTGGATGATAAGGATGAGGAAATCAATCAGCAGTCGCAGTACGTCGAGAAGTTGAAGGAGCAGATGGATGAACAGGAGGAACTTATCGCCAGCGCGAGGCGAGATTACGAACAATTACAACAGGAGATGAACCGAATACAGCAGGAGAACGAGAGTGCTAAGGAGGAAGTGAAAGAGGTGTTGCAAGCACTGGAAGAACTTGCAGTCAATTACGATCAAAAGTCGCAAGAG GTTGAGCTGAAAAACAAGGAACAGGAATCAATGACGGAAGAGCTTCTGTCTAAACAAGTAGCTCTGAACAACACTGCATCCGAATTGCAACAATTACGTGACATGTCGGCCCATCAAAGAAAACGCATTGCGGAGATGTTAGCAAATTTCCTAAAAGACTTGGGGGAGATTGGTGTAGCTATCGGTGGCGAGTCTAACGAAAATCTAAAG ATTGCtccgccggagagcaacggtaAACTGGAGGAGGAGTTCACGGTAGCGCGGTTGTTCATCAGCAAGATGAAGTCCGAGGTGAAGAATTTAGTCCAGCGATGTCAGGGATTAGAAAGCTTCCAAACAGACTGCAACAAGAAA GTTTCCGAATATGAGAAGGACTTGGCTGAATGCCGGCTGTTAATCTCGCAACACGAGGCACGCATGCAAACGCTGACGGAATCGATGAAGGAGGCCGAGACGCGCAAGCGAGCCTTGGAGGAAGACGTAGACGCGTTGCGCGAGGAATGCGCCAAGTTGAAGGCCGCTGAACAAGTACAGGCGGTCACCAACAAGGAGAAGGCCGAGGAGAAAGAGGCGGCGACGAAGATGCGTGTGGCCTTAGAGGAGCAGATGGATCAGCTGAGGGATGCGCATCAAAAACAG GTTGCCGCGCTTAGGGACGAACTTTCCGAGAAGCAGGAGCTAATCAGCGAGCTCAAAGATCTCAATCAGAAGTTTACTCTGGCGCACCAACAAATGCAGGCCGATTACGAACGGCTGAAGCAAGAGGAGGCTAATAAATCGGTCAAGCTGCAGGAGCTTTTGCTATTGAACGAGCGCCGAGAACAA GCAAGAAAAGATCTCAAAGGTTTGGAAGATACGGTAGCCAAAGAACTGCAGACCTTGCACAATCTACGCAAATTGTTCGTTCAGGACCTGCAGGCTAGAATAAAGAAGACTATTAATGCAGAGGATAATGAGGATGATGGTGGTTCTCTCGCGCAAAAACAGAAGATATCTTTCTTGGAGAATAACCTAGACCAACTGACGAAG gtGCACAAACAACTCGTCAGAGATAACGCAGATCTCCGCTGCGAGCTGCCTAAACTAGAGAAACGATTGCGGGCGACGATGGAACGTGTCAAGGCTCTGGAGACAGCGCTGCGCGACGCCAAGGAGGGCGCGATGCGAGATCGCAAGCGCTATCAATACGAGGTGGACCGGATCAAGGAGGCGGTCCGACAAAAGAATCTGGCGCGACGCGGGCCGAGCGCGCAGATCGCGAAGCCGATTCGGGCCGGTCAGCACCACCTGAGTAACGTCAATGCCATCAGAACCGGCAATCGTG atatgGGTAACAGCGTACAGTGA
- the LOC105208136 gene encoding uncharacterized protein LOC105208136, giving the protein MVIERNAAFDFTIAFAPILLILATCLTIFYRLRARWPVKVNCWFCNENTKIWRQDLDWWLCSWCEQYNGFSKDGDYKYDIPEQYTAAKVRTRYCRLSDGGDNCHVLDDKLCSYCNERESQKLLELSNFEPKSEKLFHTELKAFKEYLEIKYPLCDSCKSTVQDVLRRQTAWLTRYKMLFFRRKPIKTLISKARRWETLFRLISTILVAMLMHDFVWLPIGGLFFRLCICWASFKTRLNKIIKIWISLLFCITISVSIKSLTTQNVWLAMELFMQYRVVVVCVFVIDLFIYLMRLDSSITKNTLNGSVAFKKIKLRSRDTVLPRLAYTSENNNVPSEVNDSIKPSVYTAGELSSTEIKFSKSHSAILRQRLSTITANDGINGCLSSVSRRENDSLDNCCLNDSLSTLLLSEDPPKYSRSVKVAPAIFERRVYSATSSENLFRKSSSIYSSGKRRCILSPPKLRSVTQTSWVAGGYWQDGMMTATPPTLSRSSSQSSGFGSVGSSNLAPSREPSVHEFDRCSVVSEATRWSCQTPRPGGLVSRHDSPVPRPQSRYSDATGGHLSAAPSPSPSPTIRAACNTDDYVQENYARGPNVGERNGWVPLMHAGSHTTTVVTSPGWLSAMLCGSLILNMIVLCATLLR; this is encoded by the exons ATGGTAATCGAGCGCAACGCGGCGTTCGATTTTACGATCGCATTCGCCCCGATTCTTTTAATTCTCGCTACGTGCTTGACGATCTTCTACAGGCTGAG AGCGAGATGGCCTGTGAAGGTGAACTGCTGGTTTTGCAATGAGAACACGAAAATCTGGCGGCAGGACCTGGACTGGTGGTTGTGCTCTTGGTGCGAACAGTACAACGGCTTTTCCAAG GATGGCGACTATAAGTACGATATTCCAGAGCAGTACACAGCGGCGAAAGTACGTACGAGATATTGTCGCCTGTCTGATGGAGGTGACAACTGCCATGTCCTTGATGATAAACTCTGTTCGTACTGCAATGAGCGGGAGAGTCAGAAGCTGCTGGAGCTGTCCAACTTTGAGCCTAAGAGTGAGAAGCTCTTTCATACAGAGTTGAAGGCATTCAAGGAGTATCTGGAAATAAAGTATCCACTGTGCGACAGCTGCAAATCAACAGTGCAAGATGTGTTGCGCAGGCAGACAGCATGGTTAACTCGTTACAAAATGCTCTTCTTTCGGCGGAAACCAATAAAAACGCTTATCAGC AAAGCAAGACGGTGGGAAACACTTTTTCGACTTATCTCGACAATCCTGGTCGCGATGCTCATGCACGACTTTGTTTGGCTGCCAATTGGTGGACTGTTCTTTCGTTTATGCATTTGTTGGGCGAGCTTCAAGACAAGGttaaacaaaattatcaaaatatggaTATCTTTATTGTTTTGCATCACTATTTCCGTGTCCATCAAGAGTTTGACGACTCAAAATGTTTGGCTTGCAATGGAACTTTTTATGCAGTACCGCGTG GTAGTGGTATGCGTATTTGTCAtcgatttgtttatttatttgatgaGACTAGATTCCAGTATaactaaaaatacattgaatggTTCAGTGGCATTTAAGAAAATCAAGTTGCGCTCACGAGATACCGTTTTGCCTCGACTCGCGTATACCAGTGAAAACAATAACGTACCAAGCGAAGTGAACGACAGTATTAAACCATCCGTTTATACGGCGGGTGAATTATCTTCCACTGAAATCAAATTCAGCAAATCCCATTCAGCAAT attgagACAAAGACTGTCTACGATTACTGCCAACGATGGCATCAATGGATGCCTAAGCTCTGTATCTCGGCGCGAAAACGATTCACTAGATAATTGCTGTTTGAACGACAGCCTGAGTACTCTTCTCTTGAGCGAAGATCCACCGAAATATAGCAGAAGCGTGAAAGTGGCGCCTGCGATTTTCGAACGAAGAGTGTACAGTGCGACGAGTTCCGAGAATCTGTTCAGGAAATCTAGCAGCATCTATAGCAGCGGCAAGAGGAGGTGCATCCTGTCACCGCCAAAGCTCAGATCGGTGACGCAGACGTCGTGGGTGGCGGGCGGTTACTGGCAGGACGGTATGATGACCGCGACGCCGCCGACGCTCTCGCGATCGTCCAGTCAGAGCTCTGGCTTTGGATCGGTCGGCTCCTCCAATCTCGCGCCATCCCGCGAGCCGTCCGTGCACGAGTTTGACCGATGCTCTGTTGTGTCGGAAGCTACGCGATGGTCATGCCAAACGCCGCGGCCGGGGGGTCTCGTCTCCAGGCATGACTCGCCGGTCCCGCGTCCGCAATCGCGGTACTCCGACGCGACGGGAGGCCATTTGTCAGCGGCACCGTCGCCATCACCATCGCCGACGATCCGCGCGGCGTGCAACACGGACGATTATGTCCAGGAGAACTACGCTCGCGGACCGAACGTCGGGGAACGGAACGGTTGGGTGCCGTTGATGCATGCCGGTTCCCACACGACTACGGTCGTCACGAGCCCCGGCTGGCTGTCTGCGATGCTCTGCGGTTCGCTGATACTAAACATGATAGTGCTGTGCGCTACGTTGTTACGTTAA
- the LOC105208135 gene encoding thioredoxin-like protein 1 yields MGAVRVINDDRHFNGELTNAGQKLVVVDFTASWCGPCQRIAPIFEQLSLKYPKAVFLKVDVDKCAETASTQDVSAMPTFIFYRRRTRLGHCQGADPVGLESKIQQFYGSGDADDADDSVADSLPGHMDLSSFIMKQQCECLNESDYHTFPQCLNSDSGYLQSDEDEQLIMSIAFSQPVKVHSLKIKAPTENGPKNIKLFINQPRTIDFEMASSNTSIQDLTLSTKDLEEGNPVPLRYVKFQNVQNLQIFVIDNQSGSETTRIDHLVIIGSPISTTNMGEFKRVSGKKGESH; encoded by the exons atgggAGCTGTTCGAGTAATTAACGATGATCGTCATTTCAACGGCGAGTTGACCAATGCTGGCCAAAAACTCGTCGTCGTAGACTTCACAGCGAGTTG GTGCGGGCCTTGTCAGAGAATCGCTCCGATATTCGAGCAGCTGTCGCTTAAGTATCCCAAGGCGGTGTTCCTGAAGGTGGACGTGGACAAATGCGCGGAAACCGCCTCGACGCAGGACGTCAGCGCGATGCCGACCTTCATCTTCTACCGCAGGCGCACGCGACTCGGCCACTGCCAAGGCGCGGATCCGGTGGGACTGGAATCCAAGATCCAGCAGTTCTATGGCAGCGGGGACGCTGACGATGCGGACGACTCGGTTGCAGACTCCCTGCCCGGCCAT ATGGACCTGTCCAGTTTCATAATGAAGCAGCAGTGCGAGTGTTTAAACGAGTCGGATTATCACACTTTCCCTCAGTGTTTGAACTCGGACAGTGGGTATCTTCAGAGTGACGAGGATGAGCAACTGATAATGTCCATCGCATTCTCGCAGCCCGTTAAAGTTCACTCGCTTAAAATCAAGGCACCTACGGAAAATGGACCAAAAAATATCAAACTATTCATCAACCAACCGAGGACGATCGATTTCGAAATGGCAAGCTCCAATACAAGCATTCAAGATCTAAC ATTATCGACCAAGGATCTCGAGGAAGGAAATCCGGTACCACTACGTTACGTCAAGTTCCAAAATGTGCAGAATCTTCAAATCTTTGTGATAGACAATCAGAGTGGTTCGGAAACAACGAGAATCGATCATTTAGTTATAATCGGCTCACCAATCTCAACTACCAATATGGGAGAATTTAAGAGAGTATCCGGCAAGAAGGGAGAAAGCCATTGA